One window of the Leptospiraceae bacterium genome contains the following:
- a CDS encoding succinate dehydrogenase cytochrome b subunit: MIVKRLFTTSVGRKTIVAITGILLILFIIAHMLGNWNMFLGPDAMNSYAQALHDLGGLLWVARIGLLVVFVLHVFFTIQLNIENKMARPVPYYKKEYIKASLSSRTMVLSGLVVFSFVVYHLLHYTFGVIQPETYKGNLTDSMGRPDVYSMVIFSFRNPLISLSYIIAMLLLAMHLDHAFQSAFQTLGFANKRNFPKLIQFSRAFAIFVFLGYSVIPLSVLLGIIN, translated from the coding sequence CTTATTCACCACGTCTGTTGGAAGAAAAACCATTGTAGCTATCACAGGGATTCTTTTAATCCTTTTTATCATCGCCCACATGTTAGGAAACTGGAATATGTTTTTAGGTCCGGATGCCATGAACTCTTATGCTCAGGCTTTGCATGACCTAGGCGGACTTTTGTGGGTAGCAAGAATTGGACTACTTGTTGTGTTTGTTCTTCATGTTTTTTTTACTATTCAGTTGAATATTGAAAACAAAATGGCGCGACCAGTCCCCTACTACAAAAAAGAATACATCAAGGCTAGTTTGTCTTCTCGAACTATGGTTCTTTCTGGATTGGTTGTATTTTCATTTGTAGTTTATCATTTGCTTCATTACACATTTGGTGTGATACAACCCGAAACCTATAAAGGAAATCTTACTGACTCCATGGGAAGACCCGATGTGTATTCAATGGTAATCTTTAGTTTTCGAAATCCTTTGATTTCTTTGAGCTATATCATCGCTATGTTACTTTTAGCTATGCATTTGGATCATGCTTTTCAAAGCGCATTTCAAACCTTAGGTTTTGCAAACAAAAGAAATTTCCCAAAGTTAATCCAGTTTTCAAGGGCTTTTGCTATATTTGTATTTTTAGGATATTCCGTCATTCCATTGTCAGTGTTATTAGGTATTATTAATTAA